A single window of Oceanococcus atlanticus DNA harbors:
- a CDS encoding GFA family protein, with amino-acid sequence MSDTQRGSCLCGAVQFEIDGAFDSFYLCHCSRCRKDTGSAHAANLFATSAQLHWRRGEHEVSHFKLQGTAHSRSFCRHCGSALPGLHMDGALLVVPAGSLDSEVNQSPTAHIFRASAANWDHELEQLHAFAGLPE; translated from the coding sequence GTGAGCGATACGCAACGCGGTTCCTGCCTGTGCGGCGCGGTGCAGTTTGAAATCGACGGCGCGTTTGACAGCTTTTACCTGTGCCATTGCTCGCGCTGTCGCAAAGACACCGGTTCGGCCCATGCCGCCAACTTGTTTGCCACCTCCGCGCAATTGCACTGGCGGCGCGGCGAGCATGAAGTCAGCCATTTCAAGCTTCAGGGCACCGCGCATAGCCGCAGCTTTTGCCGCCACTGCGGCTCGGCACTTCCCGGTCTGCACATGGACGGGGCTTTGCTGGTGGTCCCCGCCGGCAGCCTGGACAGCGAGGTGAACCAGTCGCCAACGGCGCACATCTTCCGCGCCAGCGCAGCCAACTGGGACCACGAACTGGAACAGCTTCACGCCTTCGCCGGCCTGCCCGAATAG
- the dapA gene encoding 4-hydroxy-tetrahydrodipicolinate synthase, with product MTYRTQIKGSLVALVTPMSADGAVDYPCLDRLIEWHIEQGTDAIVSVGTTGESATLGVAEHLQVIQYTIDRVAKRIPVIAGTGANATAEAQLLTREAFAVGADACLLVTPYYNKPTQEGLYRHYAAIAGNADGPLILYNVPGRTACDLKPETVERLLPCEAIVAIKEATGTLERIKALVELDPDFVVYTGDDATACASMLIGARGDISVTANVAPARMHQMCMAAIDGDRETAMALDADLAGLHQHLFAEPNPIPVKWALNRMGRIPEGIRLPMTPLAEDFYPLVENALIQAGVKL from the coding sequence ATGACATACCGAACACAAATCAAGGGCAGCCTGGTCGCCCTGGTCACCCCGATGAGTGCTGACGGCGCGGTGGATTATCCGTGCCTGGATCGCCTGATCGAGTGGCATATAGAGCAGGGCACCGACGCGATCGTGTCGGTCGGCACCACCGGTGAATCCGCCACCCTGGGGGTGGCTGAGCATCTGCAGGTTATTCAGTACACCATCGACCGCGTGGCCAAACGGATTCCGGTGATTGCCGGCACCGGCGCCAATGCGACCGCCGAGGCGCAGCTGCTGACCCGCGAGGCCTTTGCGGTAGGCGCTGATGCATGCCTGCTGGTTACGCCGTATTACAACAAGCCGACCCAGGAAGGCCTGTATCGTCACTATGCCGCGATTGCCGGCAATGCGGACGGTCCGTTGATTCTGTACAACGTGCCGGGGCGCACCGCTTGCGACCTCAAGCCGGAAACCGTGGAGCGCTTGCTGCCGTGCGAGGCGATTGTCGCGATCAAGGAAGCCACCGGCACGCTGGAGCGTATCAAGGCGCTGGTCGAACTGGACCCGGACTTTGTGGTCTACACCGGCGACGACGCCACGGCTTGTGCGTCCATGCTCATCGGAGCGCGCGGTGATATTTCGGTGACCGCCAATGTGGCGCCGGCGCGCATGCATCAGATGTGTATGGCGGCCATTGATGGCGACCGTGAAACCGCGATGGCGCTGGATGCGGATCTGGCGGGTCTGCATCAGCATCTGTTCGCTGAACCCAATCCGATCCCGGTCAAATGGGCGCTCAATCGTATGGGGCGTATACCCGAAGGCATACGATTGCCGATGACACCGTTGGCCGAAGATTTTTATCCATTGGTAGAAAACGCCCTGATTCAGGCAGGAGTAAAGCTTTGA
- a CDS encoding glycine cleavage system protein R: MQDIHKYLIVNALGAWRDNLSARLMQEIRERGCEILDSRIGMLGDAMTAQLMVSGNWSSVGKLETALPAIGDKLEVYLSGLRTRDRSERPDTRPYAVEINAPQQPDLLPALVAFFNNQDTVVAELVCQDYSAGQTGARMVNIQMVVLVPITAQPPALRESFMDTCDELNADGMLDPIKS, translated from the coding sequence ATGCAGGACATCCACAAATATCTCATCGTCAACGCCCTGGGCGCCTGGCGTGACAATCTCAGCGCCAGACTGATGCAGGAGATCCGCGAACGCGGTTGCGAGATTCTCGACAGCCGTATCGGCATGCTCGGTGACGCCATGACCGCCCAGTTGATGGTATCCGGCAACTGGAGCAGCGTCGGCAAGCTGGAAACCGCCCTGCCGGCCATCGGTGACAAGCTTGAGGTTTACCTCAGCGGTCTGCGCACGCGCGATCGCAGCGAGCGCCCCGATACGCGGCCGTATGCCGTGGAGATCAACGCGCCACAGCAGCCTGACTTGCTGCCTGCGCTTGTCGCCTTCTTCAATAACCAGGACACCGTGGTGGCCGAACTGGTCTGCCAGGACTACAGCGCGGGCCAGACCGGCGCGCGCATGGTCAATATTCAGATGGTGGTCCTGGTGCCGATCACCGCGCAGCCTCCGGCACTGCGCGAGTCGTTCATGGACACCTGCGACGAACTCAACGCCGACGGCATGCTGGACCCGATCAAATCCTGA
- a CDS encoding peroxiredoxin, translated as MNLELGDALPALERPATGDQTIALNKLPQRIVVVYFYPKDSTPGCTTEGRDFAAAHEQFVAADACVLGVSKDSIRRHENFKAKQEFPFELLSDEDENLCQAFGVIQEKKLYGKTYMGIVRSTFVFVDGKLAKIWPKVKVKGHAEEVLAFVQSV; from the coding sequence ATGAATCTTGAGCTGGGTGATGCCTTACCCGCGCTTGAACGGCCCGCCACTGGCGACCAGACCATCGCTCTTAACAAGCTGCCTCAACGCATCGTGGTGGTGTATTTCTACCCCAAGGACAGCACGCCAGGCTGCACCACCGAAGGCCGTGATTTTGCCGCGGCGCATGAGCAGTTTGTCGCTGCGGATGCCTGCGTGCTCGGGGTCTCCAAGGACAGCATACGACGCCACGAGAACTTCAAGGCCAAGCAGGAGTTTCCGTTTGAGCTGTTGTCCGATGAAGACGAAAACCTGTGTCAGGCCTTCGGCGTGATTCAGGAAAAGAAGCTGTACGGCAAGACCTACATGGGCATCGTGCGCAGCACATTCGTCTTCGTTGACGGCAAGCTGGCCAAAATCTGGCCCAAGGTCAAAGTCAAAGGTCACGCCGAAGAGGTCCTGGCGTTCGTCCAATCCGTCTAA
- a CDS encoding PhoH family protein — protein MSKRLFVLDTNVLMHDPSCLFRFEEHDLFLPMVVLEELDNGKKGMSEVSRNVRQVSRYMDTLLTDKTDADITKGLALSELQALESDAAASGRLFFQTEQLETDLPRSLPGNKPDNTILNTALALQSAMPERQVTLVSKDINLRIKAAIVGVDAEDYQNDRVLDDLDLLYSGYDVLPADFWNRQPDGLKSWTDEVGRTFYEVHGEDTSTWHPNQFFHIAHDTTDELAGASDNQMELLVRSVQSDTAKLELIRDYREGKTSAWGVHARNREQNYALNLLMDPDIEFVTLLGAAGTGKTLLTLAAGLAQVLDEPRYREIIMTRVTVPVGEDIGFLPGTEEEKMTPWMGALMDNLEVLTGSLDGGDWERAATNELLSKRIKIRSLNFMRGRTFLNRFLILDEAQNLTSKQMKTLITRAGPGTKIVCLGNLSQIDTPYLTETTSGLTYVVDRFRGWPHGGHVTLARGERSRLADFASNHL, from the coding sequence ATGAGCAAACGTCTGTTCGTGCTGGACACCAATGTCCTGATGCATGATCCCTCCTGCCTGTTCCGCTTCGAAGAACACGACCTGTTTCTGCCCATGGTTGTGCTCGAAGAGCTCGACAACGGCAAAAAAGGCATGTCGGAGGTCTCGCGCAACGTCCGTCAGGTCAGCCGCTACATGGACACCCTGCTGACCGACAAAACCGATGCCGACATCACCAAAGGTCTGGCCCTGTCGGAACTGCAGGCGCTGGAAAGCGACGCCGCGGCCAGCGGGCGGTTGTTTTTCCAGACCGAACAACTGGAAACCGACCTGCCGCGCAGCCTGCCCGGCAACAAGCCCGACAACACCATTCTCAACACCGCGCTGGCGTTGCAGTCGGCCATGCCGGAACGTCAGGTCACCCTGGTCTCCAAAGACATCAACCTGCGCATCAAGGCCGCCATTGTCGGGGTCGACGCCGAGGATTATCAAAATGACCGGGTGCTGGACGACCTGGACCTGCTGTACAGCGGTTACGACGTGCTGCCGGCAGACTTCTGGAACCGTCAGCCGGATGGCCTGAAATCGTGGACTGACGAGGTCGGCCGCACGTTTTATGAGGTGCATGGCGAGGACACCAGCACCTGGCACCCGAATCAGTTCTTCCACATTGCCCATGACACAACGGACGAACTCGCCGGTGCCAGCGATAACCAGATGGAGTTGCTGGTGCGCAGCGTCCAGTCTGACACGGCCAAGCTTGAGCTGATCCGCGATTACCGCGAGGGCAAGACCAGCGCCTGGGGGGTGCATGCGCGCAACCGCGAACAGAACTATGCGCTCAATCTGCTGATGGACCCGGACATCGAGTTCGTCACCCTGTTGGGGGCTGCCGGCACCGGCAAAACCTTACTGACTCTGGCCGCCGGGCTGGCCCAGGTCCTGGATGAGCCGCGCTACCGCGAAATCATCATGACGCGCGTCACCGTGCCGGTTGGCGAGGACATCGGCTTTTTACCGGGCACCGAAGAGGAGAAAATGACGCCGTGGATGGGCGCGTTGATGGACAACCTCGAAGTGCTGACAGGCTCGCTCGACGGCGGTGACTGGGAACGCGCTGCAACCAACGAGCTGCTGTCCAAACGGATCAAGATCCGTTCGCTCAATTTCATGCGTGGACGCACCTTCCTCAACCGTTTTCTGATCCTGGACGAGGCCCAGAACCTCACCTCCAAGCAGATGAAAACTCTGATTACGCGCGCCGGGCCGGGCACCAAGATCGTCTGCCTGGGCAATCTGTCGCAAATCGACACACCCTATCTGACCGAAACCACCTCCGGCCTCACCTATGTCGTGGACCGTTTCCGGGGCTGGCCACATGGCGGCCATGTGACCCTGGCGCGTGGTGAGCGTTCACGTCTGGCTGACTTCGCCTCCAACCACTTGTAG
- a CDS encoding putative porin: MNRHLHSASFIALLATSTLAQAWQIEASGSYTDFDGADDAQLGVLGSYHFKPVNDADKARAESAFLARSSQLFAGYTTFDEADADGLGVGGELFFEDLYARGSLTQIDVGIDDGTAIDLRVGFLPRDGVLLSLGYNDIGLDIVDVSMLSLNAKWVQSLDQGMAYNAEASIAKVDGFGDPITYMLGGDLYLNQDLSVGLAYRDSDADNANEEWELRARLFVVPTLSLALAYAMQDGGSAMGAATGIGGAGDRITVSLAGRF; the protein is encoded by the coding sequence ATGAACAGACACCTTCACTCCGCCAGTTTCATCGCACTGCTGGCCACATCGACACTGGCTCAGGCATGGCAGATTGAAGCCAGCGGCAGCTACACCGACTTCGATGGTGCCGATGATGCCCAACTTGGCGTGCTCGGCAGCTATCACTTCAAGCCGGTCAATGATGCCGACAAGGCGCGCGCCGAATCCGCCTTCCTGGCCCGGTCCAGTCAACTTTTCGCCGGTTACACGACATTTGACGAGGCCGACGCGGACGGCCTTGGTGTCGGTGGCGAGCTGTTCTTCGAAGATCTCTATGCACGCGGCTCGCTGACCCAGATTGATGTCGGCATCGACGACGGCACCGCAATCGACCTGCGTGTAGGTTTTCTGCCCCGCGACGGCGTTCTGCTCAGTCTTGGCTACAACGACATCGGCTTGGATATCGTTGACGTAAGCATGCTTTCGCTCAACGCCAAATGGGTGCAGTCGCTGGATCAGGGCATGGCTTACAACGCCGAAGCATCAATCGCCAAGGTCGACGGTTTCGGCGATCCGATCACCTACATGCTGGGCGGCGACCTGTACCTCAATCAGGATCTCAGCGTCGGCTTGGCCTACCGCGACAGCGACGCCGACAACGCCAACGAAGAATGGGAATTGCGCGCACGCCTGTTCGTTGTACCCACGCTGAGCCTGGCACTGGCCTATGCCATGCAGGATGGCGGCAGCGCCATGGGCGCAGCAACCGGCATCGGTGGAGCCGGCGATCGCATCACAGTCAGCCTTGCCGGCCGCTTCTGA
- a CDS encoding sensor histidine kinase gives MLWLSPAQAAQTAQTLNTFDQADWTVTAANSRPDEASEWQRVDLPDSHAVLRHEGRYLGDRPHGFDAPWHWYRLRLDDALFDGSDLGVFIPRYADRIRVYFNGERVARSFRDPTRVELGWNRPFHGVLPARLQSAHGNTLMLALDSPYLGRVQLARPRIGTDETVNSLFESSYLMRIRSAEIAAGVLSVIALFGFAIWLAQPADTKHLLLGLAAASFAVRQAHFFVVVPWGSPPLFWWLAVISMAWAMCLILLFALRYYDHPRGWMETSLVGAALAISLATVPGYGVDAYAYAGLIYIALAPIAVIAGVILLRRAVREPGLPQLLLAGGYLINLVLNLNDLAIQQRWISIERPFLGPIGAVLMCGSFIIALTTRYSQSLGEVAALNEKLEARVRERQLELERTHQRLSVALADQVRAEERQRLMREIHDGIGAQLTTALAAAEHGGRSDEQAVRALRSAIADLKLTVDSLEPVDGDLPSLLGNLRYRLTPQFRHAGLDVNWAVTPLPALAWLQPPHALHILRLLQEALSNMIQHAHAHRVSVETGVSQDPGGIWVDIRDDGCGFDPTMASQGRGLANMQARASALGGQLSLNSQPGRGTSVRLWLPLQQDARPTANRRAG, from the coding sequence ATGCTATGGCTCAGCCCGGCCCAGGCGGCCCAAACGGCCCAAACCCTGAATACGTTTGATCAGGCGGACTGGACTGTCACCGCCGCCAATTCAAGGCCGGACGAGGCCAGTGAATGGCAGCGCGTGGATTTGCCGGATTCGCACGCGGTGCTGCGTCACGAAGGGCGTTATCTGGGCGACCGTCCGCACGGATTTGATGCACCCTGGCATTGGTACAGACTGCGTCTTGACGATGCACTGTTCGATGGCAGCGATCTGGGTGTGTTTATTCCGCGCTATGCGGACCGCATCCGGGTGTATTTCAACGGTGAGCGAGTGGCTCGCTCGTTTCGCGATCCCACACGGGTTGAGTTGGGCTGGAACCGGCCTTTTCACGGCGTGCTGCCGGCACGGCTGCAGAGCGCTCACGGCAATACCCTGATGCTGGCCCTGGATTCGCCGTATTTGGGTCGGGTGCAACTGGCGCGCCCCCGCATCGGAACGGACGAAACGGTTAACAGCCTTTTCGAAAGCAGCTATCTGATGCGTATCCGCAGCGCTGAAATAGCCGCCGGTGTGCTCAGCGTGATCGCCTTGTTCGGTTTTGCCATCTGGCTGGCCCAGCCGGCCGATACCAAGCATTTATTGCTGGGGCTGGCGGCGGCCAGTTTCGCCGTGCGTCAGGCGCATTTTTTTGTTGTTGTGCCGTGGGGCAGCCCGCCATTGTTTTGGTGGCTGGCGGTCATTTCCATGGCCTGGGCGATGTGCCTGATCCTGTTGTTTGCACTGCGTTACTACGACCATCCGCGCGGCTGGATGGAAACCTCGCTGGTGGGTGCTGCGCTGGCCATATCGTTGGCCACCGTGCCGGGTTACGGCGTTGATGCCTACGCTTACGCGGGGCTGATCTATATTGCACTGGCACCCATTGCGGTCATAGCGGGTGTGATTCTGTTGCGCCGGGCTGTTCGCGAGCCGGGCTTGCCGCAGCTGCTACTGGCCGGTGGTTATCTGATCAATCTGGTGCTGAACCTGAATGATCTGGCCATACAGCAGCGCTGGATTTCGATTGAGCGACCGTTTCTGGGGCCGATTGGCGCCGTTTTAATGTGCGGCAGTTTCATCATTGCCCTGACCACGCGGTACAGCCAGTCGCTGGGCGAGGTCGCTGCGCTCAATGAAAAACTTGAGGCGCGTGTGCGCGAGCGGCAGCTCGAACTTGAGCGAACCCATCAGCGTTTGAGTGTGGCGCTGGCAGATCAGGTCAGGGCGGAGGAGCGTCAGCGCCTGATGCGCGAAATCCATGATGGCATTGGGGCTCAGCTGACCACTGCGCTGGCCGCAGCGGAGCACGGCGGTCGCTCTGACGAACAGGCGGTACGCGCGTTGCGTTCGGCCATCGCCGATCTCAAGCTGACGGTGGACTCGCTAGAGCCGGTCGACGGTGACTTGCCCAGCTTACTGGGCAATCTGCGTTATCGGTTGACGCCGCAATTTCGCCATGCCGGCCTGGATGTGAACTGGGCCGTGACACCACTGCCGGCGCTGGCCTGGCTGCAGCCGCCGCATGCTCTGCACATCCTGCGTCTGTTGCAGGAGGCTTTGAGCAACATGATTCAGCATGCTCACGCGCATCGGGTGAGCGTGGAAACAGGGGTGTCGCAGGATCCTGGTGGGATCTGGGTGGACATTCGTGATGATGGCTGCGGCTTCGACCCCACAATGGCCTCGCAGGGGCGGGGGCTGGCCAACATGCAGGCGCGGGCGAGTGCTTTGGGTGGGCAGCTGAGTCTGAACAGCCAGCCGGGCCGGGGTACGTCCGTGCGCTTGTGGTTGCCGTTGCAGCAAGACGCCCGCCCGACTGCCAACCGTCGGGCGGGCTGA
- a CDS encoding response regulator transcription factor: MSTSLNLIVVEDDPRMRDRFARSFDTDGRIKVLAWASTAREALTALDTHRPDVLLVDLGLPDTSGIHVIEHGHRHHPRCDIMVVSVFGDERSVLASIEAGATGYLLKDDSEEDFVARIFELRAGGSPITPIIARRILQRFQSSTPEQSGPSQPLSEREQEVLNLLARGFAYQEIARLLDVSPHTVGTYVKRLYEKLQVHSRGEAVFEGQRMGLLQR; this comes from the coding sequence ATGAGTACATCGCTAAATCTGATCGTGGTCGAGGATGATCCGCGTATGCGGGATCGCTTCGCCCGGTCATTCGACACGGATGGTCGGATCAAGGTGCTGGCCTGGGCATCGACCGCACGCGAAGCGCTCACGGCCTTGGATACGCATCGTCCAGACGTGCTTCTGGTTGATCTTGGCCTGCCTGATACCAGCGGCATACATGTGATCGAGCACGGTCATCGCCATCATCCGCGCTGCGACATTATGGTGGTCAGTGTATTTGGCGATGAACGCAGCGTGCTCGCCAGCATCGAGGCCGGCGCCACGGGCTACTTACTCAAAGACGATTCCGAAGAGGACTTTGTTGCGCGCATATTTGAACTGCGCGCCGGCGGCTCACCCATCACCCCGATCATTGCTCGCCGCATCCTGCAGCGCTTTCAGTCATCCACGCCGGAACAGTCTGGGCCGTCACAGCCGCTGTCTGAACGCGAGCAGGAGGTGCTTAATCTGCTCGCACGTGGTTTTGCGTATCAGGAGATCGCCCGCTTGCTGGATGTTTCACCACACACCGTGGGAACCTATGTCAAAAGACTTTACGAAAAGCTGCAGGTTCACTCGCGTGGGGAAGCGGTATTCGAAGGACAGCGCATGGGGTTGCTGCAGCGTTAG
- a CDS encoding response regulator, which translates to MESKPVLKQGLIVEDQPATAEWLLARAHETFPDLQVSLAANLAQGRKLIAAQRFDVALLDLGLPDGSGLDLIRLLVTEQPDCIRVVTTIYTDDHHVFPALRAGAQGYLLKDQPPHKVSAALQGIVQGEPPLSPTIARRLMAVFSQPESDADEAVRLSPREKQTLTLVAKGWKVSEVAEHMQVTTNTASGYVKSVYRKLDVNNRSEATIEAVRLGLVRTEI; encoded by the coding sequence ATGGAGTCTAAACCCGTACTCAAGCAGGGCTTGATTGTTGAGGATCAGCCGGCCACGGCCGAGTGGCTGCTTGCCCGCGCCCATGAAACCTTCCCGGATTTGCAGGTCAGCCTGGCGGCAAATCTTGCGCAAGGGCGAAAACTGATCGCCGCGCAGCGCTTTGATGTGGCTCTACTGGATCTGGGGTTGCCGGACGGCAGTGGTCTTGATTTGATTCGCCTGCTGGTCACCGAACAGCCTGATTGCATTCGTGTGGTGACCACCATCTACACCGATGATCACCATGTATTCCCGGCTTTACGCGCAGGGGCGCAAGGCTACCTGCTCAAGGATCAGCCGCCTCACAAGGTGTCGGCGGCGCTGCAGGGGATCGTCCAGGGCGAACCGCCGTTGTCGCCGACCATCGCGCGGCGCTTGATGGCGGTGTTCTCGCAACCCGAAAGCGACGCCGACGAGGCGGTTCGTCTGAGTCCACGCGAGAAACAAACACTGACGTTGGTCGCCAAAGGATGGAAGGTGAGCGAGGTGGCTGAGCATATGCAGGTCACTACCAACACCGCTTCAGGCTACGTCAAATCGGTCTACCGCAAGCTGGATGTGAACAATCGCTCCGAGGCGACTATCGAAGCGGTGCGTTTGGGGTTGGTGCGAACGGAAATCTAG
- a CDS encoding sensor histidine kinase — protein MAESSPPDVAVTADAAEAERRRIYRDIHDDIGSKLLTLLHTLGDSAQADQVREIMQDLRDVVSRGHTVSGSLLEVLGQIRDETEQRLDIAGGVLLWDVSAEVPDPPLSERDALHLFRISREAVTNALRHGGAQQLRIRARCSGDRLLLDYTDDGPEPHTDAHSSHGAGTGNIRSRAEELHGRVNWTEGTLGGTKIVLEFPLPESP, from the coding sequence TTGGCCGAATCAAGCCCACCGGATGTCGCAGTCACGGCCGATGCGGCGGAAGCAGAACGGCGACGTATCTATCGTGATATCCACGATGATATTGGTAGCAAGTTGCTGACCTTACTGCACACTCTGGGGGATAGCGCGCAAGCCGATCAGGTGCGCGAGATCATGCAGGACTTGCGTGATGTGGTTTCGCGCGGACACACCGTTAGCGGCAGCTTGCTCGAAGTGTTGGGTCAGATTCGCGATGAAACCGAGCAACGGTTGGATATCGCGGGCGGCGTCTTGCTGTGGGATGTCAGTGCAGAGGTGCCAGATCCGCCGCTGAGCGAAAGAGACGCATTGCACTTGTTTCGCATTTCGCGTGAAGCGGTGACCAACGCATTGCGTCATGGCGGCGCTCAGCAGTTGCGTATCCGGGCGCGCTGCAGTGGCGATCGATTGCTGCTGGATTACACCGATGATGGCCCAGAACCACACACCGATGCACACTCCAGTCATGGTGCCGGGACGGGCAATATTCGTTCCCGCGCCGAGGAGCTGCATGGCCGCGTGAACTGGACCGAGGGCACCCTGGGCGGGACCAAAATCGTGCTGGAGTTTCCGCTGCCGGAATCCCCCTGA
- a CDS encoding serine/threonine-protein kinase, translated as MEMDSDNSLGYIGGYRLSCLLGEGSGGRVYQAHQEQPARDVAIKVLLAQSGLARKRFEREAELLAALEHNNIARLYESGAGATPLGDAPYLVMELVRGHDIIHFTRANKLSDSAKLELIVKIARAVHFAHTKGVIHRDLKPGNILINEQGEPKILDFGIARVVDLDQADMTRAGEVLGTLSYMSPEQLNGQGVNADASSDVYALGVITYELLSGQSPYPDLKNDTLLSAVTRLNRERPVPLSQGTAHARGDLETIVMKAIAFDASARYASAAEFAADIERFLNQRPIEARPPTLGYTLSLFTRRHKAATAAAGVIVLALLTAVSVSLRFAYSEAQARSVAEQRAHEREAVNQFLIGMLTAADPEHALGERVTVLHVLDVARAELSGRNALSATSRFQLQRSLGNTYVKLGRADDGLALLRAASQMPQGAVDDRLAIEIGEALTANGQEQDALDWLENLPDDSSGGTEIQVRRALARAEALLLLGRFPEAESLLQTLNEQAEHTLDLAPQSELTMRILSAYGQALQQQGKYKDALPVALSAVERMREQWGSEHPRTSNAEEVVANIYQQSGDVEGALAIYQRIAETRKRVLGPNHPHSLSALSSVGSTLAIVGRAQDGLEPARQAYEGILHQLGEDAELTRAVASLYAYVAATAGERETSAQINRMLIAQAERKPDGPAVNDLIEYNNLGNDYRVLERMDEAVATYARLIALAEGILEPEHLHLALYRGNYAEVLRRRGDFSAAMTQLDLALPVVVGALGADHPRSALFQQRRARAAQGDRDA; from the coding sequence ATGGAAATGGATTCCGATAATTCGCTGGGGTATATCGGCGGCTACCGTTTGTCATGCTTGCTCGGTGAGGGATCGGGGGGGCGGGTCTACCAGGCGCATCAGGAGCAACCCGCCCGCGACGTTGCAATCAAGGTCTTGCTCGCACAATCCGGGCTGGCGCGTAAGCGCTTTGAGCGTGAGGCCGAACTGCTGGCCGCACTGGAGCACAACAACATCGCCCGCCTGTACGAATCGGGCGCCGGCGCCACCCCGCTGGGCGATGCGCCCTATCTGGTTATGGAATTGGTGCGCGGGCACGACATCATTCATTTCACCCGCGCCAACAAGCTGTCCGACAGCGCCAAGCTTGAGCTGATCGTCAAAATCGCGCGCGCGGTGCATTTCGCGCACACCAAGGGCGTAATTCATCGCGATCTCAAGCCCGGCAACATCCTGATCAACGAGCAAGGCGAGCCGAAAATCCTCGACTTCGGCATCGCCCGCGTCGTCGACCTGGATCAGGCCGATATGACCCGCGCCGGCGAAGTGCTCGGCACCCTGTCGTACATGAGTCCGGAGCAACTCAACGGCCAGGGCGTCAATGCCGATGCCAGCAGCGATGTCTACGCCCTGGGTGTGATCACCTATGAACTGCTCAGCGGTCAGTCGCCCTACCCGGATCTCAAGAACGACACCCTGCTTTCAGCCGTGACCCGACTCAATCGGGAACGCCCCGTACCGCTGTCCCAGGGCACCGCGCATGCACGCGGTGATCTTGAAACCATCGTCATGAAAGCCATCGCTTTCGACGCTTCGGCGCGCTATGCCTCAGCCGCCGAGTTCGCCGCGGACATTGAACGTTTTCTCAACCAGCGCCCGATCGAAGCGCGCCCACCAACGCTGGGTTACACCCTGAGTCTGTTCACCCGGCGGCACAAAGCCGCCACCGCGGCTGCCGGCGTGATCGTGCTGGCCCTGCTGACGGCCGTCTCCGTGTCGCTGCGCTTTGCCTATTCGGAAGCGCAGGCGCGCAGCGTGGCGGAGCAGCGGGCCCACGAGCGTGAGGCGGTCAACCAGTTTCTGATCGGTATGCTCACCGCTGCCGATCCAGAACATGCGCTGGGCGAGCGGGTCACCGTGCTGCACGTGCTTGATGTGGCGCGCGCCGAGCTCAGCGGCCGCAACGCGCTGTCCGCCACCAGTCGTTTCCAGTTGCAGCGCTCGCTCGGCAACACCTACGTCAAACTGGGCCGTGCCGACGATGGCCTGGCCCTGCTGCGCGCCGCCAGCCAGATGCCGCAGGGTGCCGTAGATGATCGTCTGGCCATCGAGATCGGTGAGGCACTGACCGCCAACGGTCAGGAACAGGATGCACTGGACTGGCTGGAAAACCTGCCCGACGACAGCAGCGGCGGCACTGAGATCCAGGTGCGACGCGCGTTGGCCCGGGCCGAGGCCCTGCTGTTGCTGGGACGTTTTCCTGAGGCCGAAAGCCTGTTGCAGACACTCAATGAACAGGCCGAACATACGCTGGATCTGGCGCCTCAAAGCGAGCTGACCATGCGCATACTCAGCGCCTACGGCCAGGCCTTGCAGCAGCAAGGCAAGTACAAGGACGCCCTGCCGGTGGCGCTCAGCGCGGTTGAGCGCATGCGCGAGCAGTGGGGCAGCGAGCATCCGCGCACCAGCAACGCCGAAGAGGTTGTTGCCAATATCTATCAGCAAAGCGGGGACGTCGAAGGTGCGCTGGCGATCTACCAGCGCATCGCCGAAACCCGCAAGCGCGTGCTCGGCCCCAATCACCCGCACAGCCTGTCTGCCTTGAGCTCGGTGGGCAGCACGCTGGCCATCGTCGGCCGCGCCCAGGACGGACTTGAACCAGCCCGCCAGGCTTACGAAGGCATCCTCCATCAACTTGGCGAGGACGCCGAGCTGACCCGCGCTGTGGCCAGTCTCTACGCTTATGTCGCTGCGACCGCAGGAGAACGTGAAACCTCGGCGCAGATCAACCGCATGCTCATCGCTCAGGCCGAGCGCAAACCCGATGGCCCCGCGGTTAACGATCTGATCGAGTACAACAACTTGGGCAATGACTACCGCGTGCTTGAGCGCATGGACGAGGCAGTCGCGACCTATGCCCGCCTCATCGCCCTGGCCGAAGGCATCCTGGAGCCAGAGCATCTGCATCTGGCGCTGTATCGCGGCAACTACGCCGAGGTGCTGCGCCGGCGCGGTGATTTTTCCGCGGCCATGACCCAGCTCGACCTGGCTTTACCGGTTGTTGTCGGCGCGCTTGGCGCGGATCATCCACGCAGCGCGCTGTTCCAGCAGCGTCGCGCGCGTGCCGCGCAGGGTGACCGCGACGCCTGA